From one Peredibacter starrii genomic stretch:
- a CDS encoding DUF1338 domain-containing protein, whose product MTVKTLPALLDKMWQDYIAINPLAKKISDLLVGEGEKILNDHIALRTFNHPRVGVDVMAKPFIEAGYKYSGDYHFPEKKLYAKHYEHPDHTLPKIFISELKLEEFSPELRKTVNSLVDQIPAGAENAYDFVSTGRPWKVTTKIYQDLMKESDYAAWVSAFGYRPNHFTVFINELKKYSDILVLNDHLKAQGFKLNASGGEVKGSKEVCLEQSSTLANNIEVTFDDGKLTIPACYYEFAKRYPMKNGQLYQGFVAASADKIFESTSKGQ is encoded by the coding sequence ATGACAGTAAAAACTCTACCGGCCTTGTTGGACAAAATGTGGCAAGACTATATCGCCATTAACCCATTAGCGAAGAAGATCAGTGACTTACTGGTTGGAGAAGGTGAGAAAATCCTGAACGATCACATTGCACTTCGTACGTTTAACCACCCAAGAGTTGGGGTAGACGTGATGGCAAAGCCTTTTATCGAAGCTGGCTATAAGTACAGCGGTGATTATCATTTCCCGGAAAAGAAGCTTTATGCAAAACACTATGAGCATCCGGATCACACACTTCCTAAGATCTTTATCTCTGAACTTAAGCTGGAAGAGTTCTCACCAGAGCTAAGAAAAACCGTAAATTCTCTGGTTGATCAGATTCCTGCCGGCGCTGAAAATGCTTATGATTTCGTTTCTACTGGCCGTCCTTGGAAAGTGACGACGAAGATTTACCAGGACCTTATGAAGGAAAGCGATTACGCGGCATGGGTTTCGGCCTTTGGTTACCGACCAAATCACTTTACTGTTTTTATCAACGAATTAAAAAAATACTCGGATATCCTGGTTTTGAACGATCACCTTAAAGCACAAGGTTTCAAACTGAATGCGAGTGGTGGGGAAGTGAAGGGCTCTAAAGAAGTATGTCTTGAGCAGTCTTCAACGTTGGCCAACAACATCGAAGTAACTTTTGATGATGGTAAACTTACAATCCCAGCTTGTTATTATGAATTCGCGAAACGCTATCCGATGAAAAATGGACAGCTTTATCAGGGATTCGTTGCTGCTTCAGCAGACAAGATTTTCGAATCGACTAGTAAGGGTCAATGA
- a CDS encoding response regulator: protein MKGNLLLVDDEEELSESMKELLEDEAKEIFIANNGAEALLILEEKKIDCVVSDIKMPVMDGLKFMKIARERGFSQPIIFFTGHGTEQLKREVRELGANDLLMKPNFMSLEDSIRKHMSAQLNH, encoded by the coding sequence ATGAAAGGCAATCTACTATTAGTTGACGATGAAGAGGAACTATCAGAAAGCATGAAAGAATTGCTGGAAGATGAGGCGAAAGAAATTTTCATAGCCAACAACGGAGCAGAAGCTCTTTTAATTCTGGAAGAGAAGAAAATTGACTGCGTTGTATCTGATATCAAGATGCCAGTAATGGACGGTCTAAAATTTATGAAGATCGCCCGTGAACGTGGTTTCAGTCAACCTATCATCTTTTTCACGGGCCATGGAACGGAACAGTTAAAACGTGAAGTTCGAGAGCTTGGCGCCAACGACCTACTTATGAAGCCCAACTTTATGTCATTGGAAGACTCCATTCGTAAGCACATGTCGGCGCAATTAAATCATTGA
- a CDS encoding YceI family protein, translated as MKLFVALSFALISSFALAESKVTLFVTLSPAGSFQAVSKKVKGNLVKQGDNFTADKITVSIESFNTGIDLRDEHTWKHMNSSKHPKATLTDLKAQGGKATAMLEVNGEKRPVNITYTTKNDEVVAKFSVKASDFKMAKAEYLGVGVEDTINVETILPYKAK; from the coding sequence ATGAAATTGTTCGTAGCACTTAGTTTCGCTCTTATTTCTTCTTTCGCACTTGCTGAAAGCAAAGTGACTCTTTTCGTAACATTAAGCCCGGCCGGTTCATTTCAGGCCGTTAGTAAAAAAGTGAAAGGTAACCTGGTAAAACAGGGTGATAACTTCACTGCTGATAAAATCACAGTTTCAATCGAGTCTTTCAACACAGGAATTGATCTTCGTGATGAGCATACCTGGAAGCACATGAATTCATCAAAGCATCCGAAGGCCACGCTGACGGATCTTAAGGCCCAAGGTGGTAAGGCCACTGCTATGCTGGAAGTTAATGGCGAGAAAAGGCCCGTTAACATCACTTACACAACCAAGAACGATGAAGTTGTTGCTAAGTTCTCTGTGAAGGCATCAGATTTTAAAATGGCCAAAGCTGAATATCTTGGTGTTGGTGTTGAAGACACAATTAACGTTGAGACAATTCTTCCTTACAAAGCTAAGTAA
- a CDS encoding arginine N-succinyltransferase, with protein MFIIRPIEQKDLDGLMELLEKSGHGLTSLPKDPEVLKKRIRMSERSFLHREDGPGGEDYLFVMEELFTGRLVGVCAIISKIGGFEPYYFYRMEKTHHESKSIHVKNDVTSLHFHFIHNGPAEICSLYLHPDFRNSQNGRFLSLSRFLFIAENRKFFEDQVIAEMRGMVNDSGHSPFWDAVGANFFKIDFPTADYLYVKNKRFIEELMPKYPIITNLLPEDAQFVVGKVHPNTEPAKRILEQEGFRFSGLVGIFEPGPVLIAEVDNIRAIKESTIGEIAEVSDKNFKSEIFIISRTSGNFRSALGGVVKLKSGGYKVSGVTAAALKLRVGDKIRFVSFKPKAQPIKKKASPKKK; from the coding sequence ATGTTCATCATCCGTCCGATCGAACAAAAAGACCTGGATGGTCTGATGGAACTCCTGGAGAAATCCGGGCATGGTCTCACGTCTCTACCTAAGGACCCTGAGGTCCTTAAAAAAAGAATCCGTATGTCTGAACGAAGCTTCTTGCATCGTGAAGATGGTCCGGGTGGTGAAGACTACCTCTTCGTCATGGAAGAGCTTTTTACGGGAAGATTAGTGGGTGTATGTGCCATCATCTCCAAGATTGGTGGATTCGAGCCTTACTACTTCTACCGAATGGAAAAAACTCATCACGAGTCGAAATCTATTCATGTAAAAAATGATGTTACTTCACTTCATTTTCACTTTATTCACAACGGTCCGGCGGAGATATGTTCACTCTATCTCCACCCGGATTTCCGTAATTCGCAAAACGGTCGTTTCCTTTCTCTCTCTCGATTCCTCTTTATCGCCGAGAACCGCAAGTTCTTCGAAGATCAGGTGATCGCCGAGATGCGCGGAATGGTAAACGATTCGGGCCACTCTCCTTTTTGGGACGCAGTCGGTGCGAACTTCTTTAAAATTGATTTTCCGACGGCCGATTACTTGTATGTGAAGAATAAACGCTTCATTGAAGAGCTGATGCCGAAGTATCCAATCATTACCAATCTTCTTCCGGAAGACGCACAATTTGTGGTTGGTAAGGTTCATCCAAATACTGAACCCGCTAAACGCATTCTCGAGCAAGAAGGTTTCCGATTCTCTGGTCTGGTGGGGATTTTTGAGCCAGGTCCGGTTCTTATCGCTGAAGTGGACAATATTCGTGCAATCAAAGAAAGCACTATTGGAGAAATCGCTGAAGTTTCCGATAAGAACTTCAAGTCAGAAATCTTTATCATCTCTCGTACCAGTGGCAATTTCCGTTCTGCCCTAGGTGGCGTGGTTAAGCTCAAATCGGGCGGCTACAAAGTATCGGGAGTGACAGCAGCTGCACTCAAACTTCGCGTCGGGGACAAAATCCGTTTTGTTTCATTTAAACCGAAGGCACAGCCGATAAAGAAGAAGGCTTCTCCTAAAAAGAAATAA
- a CDS encoding aminotransferase class III-fold pyridoxal phosphate-dependent enzyme codes for MAKTIADGFFQDPRLEKAKQLIKEALTEHQKTITGVKPGNPELKESYDALLKKVAEFRGGALFYNYLGSGIGNGPLVELGDGSVKYDFITGIGVHSMGHSHPGVIEAQINGAISNTVMNGHLQQNVDTAKLLELFSKQACKYGAGVKNVFLTTSGAMANENAFKMIFQKRNPASRFFAFEKCFAGRTLGMAWVTDKGAYRVGLPKTVDVDYIPFYDANNHQASIDAAVKAMKKYITRFPGHHAGFIMELIQGENGSWVGHTEFFEALIAVCKENNISVMVDEVQTFGRTSELFAFQYFKLDKHVDVVSVGKNSQVCATLYNDEHKPKPGLMSQTFTGSASQIAAAYYVINEMVNGGLLGENGKNNRLHNHFKKNLEKIAQKYPEKLQGPYGVGVMVGMSLFKGDEPKSKAFTMKLFENGVLSFLAGGHPTARVRFLMPALVTEEKHIDEVCAIIEKTLLEIE; via the coding sequence ATGGCCAAAACAATTGCCGATGGTTTCTTTCAAGATCCTCGTTTAGAAAAAGCAAAACAACTTATCAAAGAAGCACTGACTGAACATCAGAAAACTATTACTGGTGTTAAACCAGGTAATCCTGAACTTAAAGAATCGTACGATGCTCTTCTTAAAAAAGTAGCGGAGTTTCGTGGTGGAGCTCTTTTTTATAATTACCTTGGTTCAGGAATTGGTAACGGCCCTCTCGTTGAACTTGGAGATGGTTCAGTTAAATACGATTTCATCACAGGGATTGGCGTTCACTCTATGGGCCACTCTCACCCAGGTGTTATTGAGGCCCAAATTAACGGTGCAATTTCAAACACTGTTATGAACGGTCACCTTCAGCAGAACGTTGATACGGCGAAACTTCTTGAGTTGTTCTCGAAGCAAGCTTGTAAATACGGCGCTGGTGTAAAAAACGTTTTCCTTACCACTTCAGGTGCAATGGCAAACGAGAACGCCTTCAAAATGATTTTCCAAAAACGTAACCCTGCTTCTCGCTTCTTCGCATTCGAGAAATGTTTCGCCGGTCGTACTCTAGGTATGGCATGGGTCACAGATAAAGGTGCTTACCGTGTTGGTCTTCCTAAGACGGTAGATGTGGATTATATCCCATTCTACGATGCTAATAATCACCAGGCCTCAATCGATGCTGCAGTGAAAGCGATGAAAAAATACATCACTCGCTTCCCTGGCCATCACGCTGGTTTCATCATGGAGCTTATTCAGGGTGAGAACGGTTCATGGGTCGGTCACACTGAATTCTTCGAGGCCCTGATCGCCGTATGTAAAGAGAACAACATCTCTGTGATGGTGGATGAAGTTCAGACTTTCGGTCGTACTTCAGAACTATTTGCGTTCCAATACTTCAAACTTGATAAACACGTAGACGTGGTATCAGTTGGTAAGAACTCTCAAGTTTGTGCCACTCTTTATAATGATGAACACAAGCCGAAGCCGGGTCTAATGTCTCAGACATTCACAGGTTCAGCGTCTCAGATCGCGGCCGCTTACTATGTTATCAATGAAATGGTTAACGGTGGTCTTCTTGGTGAAAACGGGAAGAACAATCGTCTTCATAACCACTTTAAGAAGAACCTTGAAAAGATCGCTCAGAAATATCCTGAGAAGCTTCAAGGTCCGTATGGTGTTGGTGTGATGGTTGGTATGTCTCTCTTTAAAGGAGACGAGCCGAAGTCTAAGGCATTCACAATGAAACTCTTTGAAAACGGTGTGCTTTCGTTCCTTGCCGGTGGTCACCCTACTGCACGTGTGCGTTTCCTTATGCCAGCTCTTGTGACTGAGGAAAAACATATCGATGAAGTTTGCGCCATCATCGAAAAAACACTTCTAGAGATCGAGTAA
- a CDS encoding alpha-ketoacid dehydrogenase subunit alpha/beta, protein MKVAKLHDLKKTDKKTLEKWLHLLILGRMIDERAPNYLKQALGWSYHAPYAGHDAIQLAIGQVFDRKTDHMFPYYRDMLTALSAGLTTEEILLNGISKATDLASGGRHMSNHFAKPEWNIHNVSSCTGNHTLHAVGVGRAMKFYKHKGVAISSQGESSVSEGYCYEAINGASNEKLPVVFVFQDNGYGISVPKADQTANEFVCDNFTGFKNLQIVKCDGKDVFDSMNTMIAAREHALKFSEPVIVHAMCVRIGNHSNSDNHEWYRDEKERADAKAQDPLPKFKADLLKAKIFTEKEIAKIEEKAKAELLEAHAKAVKAPNPTPESIFDHVLPPAYEPQKYTDGTHNDTSEPKKFIDAINGTLKAEFRHNPNTFIWGQDVANKEKGGIFNVTKGMQQEFGKGRVFNGPIAEDYILGTANGMSRFDQDKIRVVVEGAEFADYFWPAMEQFVEMSHDHWRSNGAFSPNVTIRLASGGYIGGGLYHSQNIEGTLCTFPGVRVVVPAFADDAAGLLRTAMRSQGCTVYLEPKALYNAKHAMTSIPEDFEVPFGKARVRREGKDLSIITYGNTVHFSLEAAEILAKEGFDVEVLDLRSLNPLDLDAIVATVKKTHRALVVHEDKVFGGFGGELVGQINEHAFEHLDAPVRRVGSTFTPVGFNRILERAILPDMNKILVAARDLLNY, encoded by the coding sequence ATGAAAGTTGCAAAACTACATGATCTTAAAAAGACGGATAAAAAAACATTAGAGAAGTGGTTACACTTACTAATTCTTGGACGCATGATTGATGAACGTGCTCCGAACTATTTAAAGCAAGCACTTGGTTGGTCATACCATGCACCATATGCTGGTCACGATGCTATTCAACTTGCTATCGGCCAGGTTTTCGATCGTAAGACCGATCACATGTTCCCTTACTACCGTGACATGCTAACTGCATTGTCAGCTGGTCTAACAACAGAAGAAATCCTTCTTAACGGTATCTCAAAAGCTACAGATCTAGCTTCTGGTGGCCGTCACATGTCTAACCACTTTGCTAAGCCTGAGTGGAACATCCATAACGTTTCTTCTTGTACTGGTAACCACACTCTACACGCTGTAGGTGTTGGCCGTGCGATGAAATTCTATAAGCACAAAGGTGTTGCGATTTCTTCTCAAGGCGAGTCTTCAGTTTCTGAAGGTTACTGTTACGAAGCGATCAACGGTGCTTCAAACGAAAAACTTCCAGTAGTATTCGTGTTCCAGGATAACGGTTACGGTATCTCGGTTCCTAAAGCAGATCAGACTGCCAACGAATTCGTATGTGATAACTTCACTGGTTTCAAAAATCTTCAAATCGTAAAATGCGATGGTAAAGATGTATTTGATTCTATGAACACAATGATCGCAGCTCGCGAGCACGCACTTAAGTTCTCTGAGCCAGTAATCGTTCACGCTATGTGCGTACGTATCGGTAACCACTCTAACTCTGATAACCACGAATGGTACCGTGATGAGAAAGAGCGTGCTGATGCAAAAGCTCAAGATCCTCTACCGAAGTTCAAAGCTGATCTTCTTAAAGCGAAGATCTTCACTGAAAAAGAAATCGCTAAGATCGAAGAGAAGGCCAAAGCTGAACTTCTTGAAGCTCACGCTAAAGCAGTTAAAGCACCAAATCCAACTCCAGAGTCGATCTTTGATCACGTTCTTCCACCTGCATATGAGCCTCAGAAATATACTGATGGTACTCACAACGATACTTCTGAACCTAAGAAGTTCATTGATGCAATTAACGGCACTCTTAAAGCTGAATTCCGTCATAACCCAAATACATTCATCTGGGGCCAAGACGTAGCTAATAAAGAGAAGGGTGGTATCTTCAACGTAACAAAAGGTATGCAACAGGAATTCGGTAAAGGCCGCGTATTCAACGGTCCAATCGCCGAAGACTATATCCTTGGTACAGCTAACGGTATGTCTCGTTTCGACCAAGACAAAATCCGCGTAGTTGTTGAAGGTGCAGAGTTCGCAGATTACTTCTGGCCAGCAATGGAGCAGTTCGTAGAAATGTCTCACGATCACTGGAGATCTAACGGCGCTTTCTCACCAAACGTAACAATCCGTCTTGCTTCTGGTGGTTATATCGGCGGTGGTCTTTATCACTCACAAAACATCGAAGGTACTCTTTGTACGTTCCCTGGTGTTCGCGTAGTTGTTCCAGCTTTCGCAGACGATGCTGCTGGTCTTCTAAGAACAGCAATGCGTTCTCAAGGTTGTACTGTATACCTGGAGCCAAAAGCTCTTTATAACGCTAAACACGCTATGACTTCTATCCCTGAGGACTTCGAAGTTCCTTTCGGTAAGGCCCGCGTTCGTCGCGAGGGTAAAGACCTTTCAATCATCACTTACGGTAACACTGTTCACTTCTCACTTGAGGCGGCAGAAATTCTTGCGAAAGAAGGCTTTGATGTTGAAGTACTAGATCTACGTTCACTTAACCCGCTTGATCTTGATGCTATCGTTGCAACAGTTAAGAAGACTCACAGAGCTCTTGTTGTTCACGAAGATAAAGTGTTCGGTGGTTTCGGTGGTGAGCTTGTTGGTCAAATCAATGAACACGCGTTCGAGCACCTGGATGCTCCAGTTCGCCGTGTAGGTTCGACTTTCACTCCAGTAGGTTTCAACCGTATTCTTGAGCGCGCTATCCTTCCAGATATGAATAAGATCTTGGTTGCCGCTCGCGATCTTCTAAATTACTAA
- a CDS encoding IS3 family transposase: MAFELIHKAITSSPSLKLQALCRVAGVSRSGFYYYLKNNENRVKRDLSSLEIIQKFFEKSRKKGGTRTIDMMIRNSGIKPINHKKIQRIKREYGLITKIRRKNPYKSLPTSENAFVPNLLRREFVTPLPNSIYSTDMTFLFYGSGEKAYLSATKDLGTNEIVSYKLMRSPSVSQFTEEFKSLLGTLSPNIRSSLIIHSDQGFQYTHEAFRNLLKEFGVTQSMSRRANCYDNAPIESFFGHFKDLLELKKCKTFEDVKNEVKEVMEYYNNERPQKALNNKAPACYRGFISGHF, translated from the coding sequence ATAGCTTTTGAATTAATCCACAAGGCAATTACATCATCTCCCTCACTAAAACTCCAAGCTCTCTGCAGGGTCGCTGGAGTTAGCAGAAGTGGTTTTTACTATTATCTCAAAAACAATGAAAACAGAGTAAAACGAGATCTATCCTCTCTCGAAATAATACAAAAGTTTTTTGAGAAGAGTCGAAAGAAAGGAGGAACTCGAACAATCGATATGATGATTCGAAACTCTGGAATCAAACCTATAAATCATAAGAAGATTCAACGGATAAAGCGTGAGTATGGTCTTATTACTAAGATCAGAAGGAAAAATCCTTATAAGAGTCTACCTACTTCGGAGAATGCTTTTGTACCCAATCTTCTCAGGAGAGAATTTGTAACCCCACTTCCTAATTCCATTTATTCAACAGATATGACTTTTTTATTTTATGGATCTGGAGAGAAAGCTTATCTATCGGCAACTAAAGACTTGGGAACAAATGAGATCGTATCCTATAAACTGATGCGTTCTCCATCTGTAAGTCAGTTCACTGAAGAGTTCAAATCGCTTTTAGGAACCTTATCTCCTAACATTAGAAGCTCTTTAATTATACATTCTGATCAAGGCTTCCAATACACACATGAAGCGTTCCGAAATCTCCTTAAAGAATTTGGTGTCACACAGTCAATGTCTCGAAGGGCCAATTGTTATGACAATGCTCCAATAGAAAGCTTTTTTGGACACTTCAAAGATCTGTTAGAACTTAAAAAATGCAAAACGTTTGAAGATGTAAAAAACGAAGTTAAGGAAGTAATGGAATATTACAACAATGAAAGACCACAAAAGGCCTTAAATAATAAAGCCCCGGCTTGTTACCGGGGCTTTATTAGCGGTCATTTTTAG